Proteins encoded within one genomic window of Sphingomonas sp. G-3-2-10:
- a CDS encoding SO2930 family diheme c-type cytochrome: MKLLAAALLLFGAVTLGRPGGVNDAAITGAGYPAKLSDYGFFSDLKARTPVARVIGYDLETALFSDYAEKQRFIYVPGGAVAKYDAEGVFDFPVGSALIKTFGYRQGGAFKAVETRLLLRRAGGWVAIPYVWNAEGSDAELKRAGTRVPVTFTDPSGAVRSISYAVPNQNQCKDCHALGGTITPIGPKARYLNHGGQLQRLVAGGLLDQAPKDAPRVARWNDAKAPIDARARAYLEINCAHCHNPKGAASNSGLFLELWRTDANAIGLRKRPVAAGRGSGGHEFAIAPGQADKSILIYRLESTDPGIAMPELGRATVHAEGAALLREWIDGMPAS, from the coding sequence ATGAAGCTGCTGGCGGCGGCGCTGCTGCTGTTCGGGGCGGTGACGCTGGGGCGGCCCGGCGGGGTCAACGATGCGGCGATCACCGGAGCGGGCTATCCGGCGAAACTGTCCGACTATGGGTTTTTCAGCGACCTGAAGGCGCGGACGCCGGTGGCGCGGGTGATCGGGTACGATCTCGAGACGGCGTTGTTCTCCGACTATGCCGAGAAGCAGCGGTTCATCTATGTGCCGGGCGGCGCTGTCGCGAAATATGATGCCGAGGGCGTGTTCGACTTTCCGGTGGGGTCGGCGCTGATCAAGACCTTTGGGTATCGGCAGGGTGGCGCGTTCAAGGCGGTCGAGACGCGGTTGCTGCTGCGCCGGGCCGGGGGCTGGGTGGCGATCCCCTATGTGTGGAATGCCGAGGGCAGCGATGCCGAGCTGAAGCGCGCGGGGACGCGGGTGCCGGTGACGTTTACCGATCCTTCGGGCGCGGTGCGATCGATCAGCTATGCGGTGCCGAACCAGAACCAGTGCAAGGATTGCCATGCGCTGGGCGGTACGATCACGCCGATCGGGCCCAAGGCGCGCTATCTGAATCATGGAGGCCAATTGCAGCGGCTGGTGGCGGGCGGGTTGCTCGACCAGGCGCCGAAGGATGCGCCGCGGGTGGCGCGGTGGAACGATGCCAAGGCGCCGATCGACGCGCGAGCGCGGGCGTATCTGGAGATCAACTGCGCGCATTGTCATAATCCCAAGGGCGCGGCTTCCAATTCGGGGCTGTTTCTGGAGCTGTGGCGGACGGATGCCAATGCAATCGGACTGCGCAAGCGGCCGGTGGCGGCGGGGCGCGGGAGCGGGGGGCATGAGTTCGCGATTGCGCCGGGGCAGGCGGACAAGTCGATCCTGATCTATCGGCTGGAAAGCACCGATCCGGGCATCGCTATGCCCGAACTGGGCCGCGCCACGGTGCATGCCGAAGGGGCGGCGTTGTTGCGCGAGTGGATCGACGGGATGCCCGCCAGCTAG
- a CDS encoding NUDIX domain-containing protein encodes MALAHRLVGKAARAWWFVTRPRTLGVRAMVLDAQGRVALVRHTFAAGWAFPGGGVKKGEGFEAALARELREEVAIETFAVERVLGVYHSRREYKDDHIVIFVVRLAEGGEAALAKADALEIAEVGWFALDALPEGVSPATGRRIAEYRAGATGGGIW; translated from the coding sequence ATGGCGTTGGCGCACAGGTTGGTCGGCAAGGCGGCGCGGGCGTGGTGGTTTGTCACGCGGCCGCGAACGCTGGGCGTGCGGGCGATGGTGCTGGATGCGCAGGGGCGCGTGGCGCTGGTGCGGCATACCTTCGCGGCGGGATGGGCCTTTCCCGGCGGAGGCGTGAAGAAGGGCGAGGGGTTCGAAGCCGCGCTGGCGCGCGAACTGCGCGAGGAAGTGGCGATCGAGACCTTCGCGGTCGAGCGGGTGCTGGGCGTCTATCACAGCCGGCGCGAATATAAGGACGATCACATCGTGATCTTCGTCGTGCGCCTGGCCGAGGGTGGCGAAGCGGCGCTGGCGAAGGCCGACGCGCTGGAGATCGCCGAAGTGGGCTGGTTCGCGCTGGATGCACTGCCCGAGGGGGTTTCGCCCGCGACCGGGCGACGGATCGCAGAGTATCGCGCGGGCGCAACGGGCGGCGGGATTTGGTAA
- a CDS encoding parallel beta-helix domain-containing protein: MLRFAAAIAAVTLIAVPAVARDIVVEAGPNAQERLQAALIEAEPGDVVKIGAGRFELTDGLSLDVDRVTIVGAGTGKTVLSFKGQMGAGEGLLVTSDDVVLRGFAVEDTRGDGIKSKGADRIVYKDIRVEWTGGPKATNGAYGVYPVESSNILVDGVTVIGASDAGIYVGQSDTIIVRNSTVTHNVAGIEIENSRNADVYGNLATHNTGGILVFDLPSLPKGNGGDVRVYRNKVVDNDTPNFAPPGNIVATVRTGTGVLIMANDHVWVFDNDLSGNATSNVMVIAYRDSFTDTKYDPYPRQIIVSGNRHGRAGFAPQLPGGDQLAAAFGGSIPPVMWDGTGKDLGLRVSDGVPVLGMGLALGEGPEKAKPAPVTLDGPDVPQRAAVVLPAAMEAAAK; the protein is encoded by the coding sequence ATGCTTAGATTTGCCGCCGCGATTGCCGCCGTGACGCTGATCGCCGTGCCTGCCGTGGCGCGGGATATCGTGGTCGAGGCTGGGCCGAATGCGCAGGAGCGGTTGCAGGCGGCGCTGATCGAAGCCGAGCCGGGCGATGTGGTGAAGATCGGCGCGGGGCGGTTCGAACTGACCGATGGCCTCAGCCTCGATGTGGATCGGGTGACGATTGTGGGTGCCGGGACTGGCAAGACGGTGCTCAGCTTCAAGGGGCAGATGGGTGCGGGCGAAGGCTTGCTGGTGACCTCCGACGATGTGGTGCTGCGCGGCTTTGCGGTGGAGGATACGCGCGGCGACGGGATCAAGTCGAAGGGCGCGGACCGGATCGTTTATAAGGACATTCGCGTCGAATGGACCGGCGGGCCCAAGGCGACCAATGGCGCCTATGGCGTCTATCCGGTGGAGAGCAGCAATATCCTGGTCGATGGCGTGACCGTGATCGGCGCGTCGGATGCGGGCATCTATGTCGGCCAGTCCGATACGATCATCGTGCGCAACTCGACCGTGACGCACAATGTTGCGGGGATCGAGATCGAGAACAGCCGCAACGCCGATGTCTATGGCAATCTGGCGACGCACAATACCGGCGGGATTCTGGTGTTCGACTTGCCGAGCCTGCCCAAGGGCAATGGCGGCGATGTGCGGGTGTACAGGAACAAGGTGGTCGACAACGACACGCCGAACTTCGCGCCGCCGGGGAATATCGTGGCGACGGTGCGGACGGGTACGGGCGTGCTGATCATGGCCAACGACCATGTCTGGGTGTTCGACAACGACCTGTCGGGCAATGCGACGAGCAATGTGATGGTGATCGCCTATCGCGACAGCTTCACCGACACGAAATACGATCCCTATCCGCGCCAGATCATCGTTTCGGGCAACCGGCACGGCAGAGCCGGCTTTGCGCCGCAGCTGCCGGGCGGGGACCAGCTGGCCGCAGCGTTTGGCGGGAGCATTCCGCCGGTGATGTGGGACGGGACGGGCAAGGATCTGGGACTGCGGGTAAGTGACGGCGTGCCGGTGCTCGGCATGGGGCTGGCGCTGGGCGAGGGGCCGGAAAAGGCCAAGCCGGCACCGGTGACGCTGGACGGGCCGGACGTGCCGCAGCGCGCGGCGGTGGTGCTGCCGGCGGCGATGGAGGCGGCGGCCAAATGA
- a CDS encoding S41 family peptidase yields the protein MIRPLLQVTAAVAALAIVPIASSAMAEVDSSSYRELEVFMEVFNRVKGEYVEKVDDKTLVNGAIQGMLSALDPHSSFADGLDFDNLKIQTDGNYGGLGLVVTMQDGAVKIVAPTEDTPAARAGLKSGDFITHLDGKYIVGGSLDEAIEQMRGKPGTKITLTIFRPGAEKPMTFELTRETIVQKPVKWEVRNGVGYININTFTATTTADTRAAIIAIEKQLGKKPIGYVIDLRSNGGGLLSEAIGVSDVFLERGEIVSQRGREKTDIERYYAESMVPGDMAKGLPVIVLVDSGTASASEIVAGALQDHHRAVIMGERSFGKGSVQSILQMGPRSALRLTTARYYTPSGHSVQEGGIKPDLPVPQISDPDYKTRPVLREADLRRHLVNTANVDDSVLEDDSGKDDPRFSMSADELKKKGIEDFQLHYAIQTIVRTGGRPATTGVAAKK from the coding sequence ATGATCCGTCCGCTTCTTCAGGTCACCGCCGCCGTCGCTGCTCTTGCGATCGTGCCCATCGCCAGCAGCGCGATGGCCGAAGTCGACAGCAGCAGCTACCGCGAGCTCGAAGTCTTCATGGAAGTCTTCAACCGGGTGAAGGGCGAGTATGTCGAGAAGGTTGACGACAAGACCCTGGTCAACGGCGCGATTCAGGGGATGTTGTCGGCGCTCGACCCGCACAGCTCGTTCGCGGACGGGCTCGATTTCGACAATCTGAAGATCCAGACCGACGGCAATTACGGCGGCCTGGGCCTCGTCGTGACGATGCAGGACGGCGCGGTGAAGATCGTCGCGCCGACCGAGGATACGCCGGCCGCCCGCGCCGGGCTGAAGTCGGGCGACTTCATCACCCATCTCGACGGCAAATATATCGTCGGCGGCAGCCTGGACGAAGCGATCGAGCAGATGCGCGGCAAGCCGGGCACCAAGATCACGCTGACCATCTTCCGCCCCGGCGCCGAAAAGCCGATGACGTTCGAACTGACCCGCGAGACCATCGTGCAGAAGCCGGTGAAGTGGGAAGTCCGCAACGGCGTGGGCTATATCAACATCAATACCTTCACCGCGACCACCACCGCCGACACCCGCGCCGCGATCATCGCGATCGAGAAGCAGCTGGGCAAGAAGCCGATCGGCTATGTGATCGATTTGCGTTCGAACGGCGGCGGCCTGCTGAGCGAAGCGATCGGCGTGTCGGACGTGTTCCTCGAACGTGGCGAGATCGTCTCGCAGCGCGGCCGCGAAAAGACGGATATCGAACGTTATTATGCGGAAAGCATGGTTCCGGGCGACATGGCCAAGGGGCTGCCGGTGATCGTGCTGGTCGATTCGGGCACCGCATCGGCATCCGAGATCGTCGCCGGCGCGCTGCAGGACCACCACCGCGCGGTGATCATGGGCGAGCGCAGCTTCGGCAAGGGTTCGGTCCAGTCGATCCTGCAGATGGGCCCGCGTTCGGCGCTGCGTCTGACCACGGCGCGCTATTACACCCCGTCGGGCCATTCGGTGCAGGAAGGCGGCATCAAGCCGGACCTGCCCGTCCCGCAGATCTCCGATCCGGACTACAAGACGCGGCCGGTGCTGCGCGAAGCCGATCTGCGCCGCCACCTCGTCAACACCGCCAATGTCGACGATTCGGTGCTGGAGGACGATAGCGGCAAGGACGATCCGCGCTTCTCGATGAGCGCCGACGAGCTCAAGAAGAAGGGCATCGAGGACTTCCAGCTCCATTATGCGATCCAGACGATCGTACGCACCGGCGGACGTCCGGCGACTACCGGCGTGGCGGCCAAGAAGTAA
- a CDS encoding DJ-1/PfpI family protein has translation MPEPQPLHIAFLLFPNVTQLDLTGPAQVLSRLGNARLDLVAKTRDPVDTDAQFQLLPTATFADVPHTDILCVPGGFGVVPAMEDPETLAWLRRVGADATWVTSVCTGSLLLAAAGLLKGYKSACHWASREQLAFFGVEPVAERVVFDRNRVSGGGVTAGIDFALALTAAIRGEAHAKFVQLSLEYDPAPPFDSGSPERASPETLAQYKAMVERFAPGRVEQVRAIAERLKD, from the coding sequence ATGCCCGAACCCCAGCCGCTCCACATCGCATTCCTGCTGTTCCCCAACGTCACCCAGCTCGATCTGACCGGCCCGGCGCAGGTCCTTTCCCGCCTCGGCAACGCCAGGCTCGATCTCGTCGCGAAGACCCGCGATCCGGTCGATACCGACGCTCAGTTCCAGCTCCTGCCCACCGCGACCTTCGCCGATGTCCCGCACACCGACATCCTCTGCGTCCCCGGCGGCTTCGGCGTCGTGCCCGCGATGGAGGATCCCGAAACCCTCGCCTGGCTGCGACGGGTCGGCGCGGACGCGACCTGGGTCACCAGCGTCTGCACCGGCTCGCTCCTCCTCGCCGCCGCCGGGCTGCTCAAAGGCTACAAGTCCGCCTGCCACTGGGCCTCACGCGAGCAGCTCGCCTTTTTCGGCGTCGAGCCGGTCGCCGAACGAGTCGTTTTCGACCGCAATCGCGTCTCGGGCGGCGGCGTCACCGCCGGCATCGATTTCGCGCTCGCCCTCACCGCCGCGATCCGTGGCGAAGCGCACGCGAAGTTCGTCCAGCTCAGCCTCGAATATGATCCGGCCCCGCCCTTCGACAGCGGCTCCCCCGAACGCGCCAGCCCGGAAACCCTCGCGCAGTACAAGGCGATGGTCGAACGCTTCGCTCCCGGCCGCGTCGAGCAGGTCCGCGCCATCGCCGAGCGCCTGAAGGACTAG
- a CDS encoding family 43 glycosylhydrolase, with product MSELTRREALAGLAAPALTIPALAVPGVAEAAPAATAPDWKRGFDNQRIADLGNGKFLNPLMAGDHPDPTILKDGADYYMTFSTFDSYPGLVIWHSRDLVNWTPVTAALTKNIGSVWAPELCKVGSRYYLYVPVKASPNTSYVLWADRIEGPWSEPIDLVLPNHIDPGHAVGEDGSRWLFLSGGDRIRLSDDGLKTVGEVEHVYDPWRYPSDWIVEGFSPEGPKILRHGGYFYLITAVGGTAGPPTGHMVIAARSKSIHGPWEDCPANPIVRTTDIREKWWSRGHATLVEGPDGSWWSVYHGFENGYWTLGRQALLDPVEWTKDGWFRMKGGDLSKPIAKPKGGTAVTHGMKLSDDFATLDLGRKWNFFQPRPDEAKRARVESNTLILEASGKAPVDSSPLLLIAGDQAYRFECDIEIEEGGVAGLVLFYDKQLYCGLGFDAKRFVTHQYGIERGRPANPHGKQMRMRVTNDRHIVTYDTSSDGGATWRRFDRGMEVSGYHHNVRGGFLMLRPGLYSAGTGKARFRNFSFRAL from the coding sequence GTGAGCGAACTGACGCGGCGCGAGGCTTTGGCGGGACTGGCGGCGCCGGCGCTGACGATCCCGGCTTTGGCGGTCCCCGGGGTAGCCGAGGCTGCTCCGGCGGCAACGGCGCCCGACTGGAAGCGCGGGTTCGACAATCAGCGCATCGCCGATCTGGGCAACGGCAAGTTCCTCAATCCGCTGATGGCCGGGGACCATCCCGATCCGACGATCCTGAAGGATGGCGCGGATTATTACATGACCTTCTCGACCTTCGATTCCTACCCGGGTCTGGTGATCTGGCATTCCCGCGATCTGGTGAACTGGACGCCGGTGACCGCGGCGCTGACGAAGAATATCGGATCGGTCTGGGCGCCCGAGCTCTGCAAGGTCGGCAGCCGTTATTATCTCTACGTGCCGGTGAAGGCCTCGCCCAATACCAGCTATGTGCTGTGGGCGGACAGGATCGAGGGGCCGTGGAGCGAGCCGATCGATCTGGTGCTGCCGAACCATATCGATCCGGGCCATGCAGTGGGCGAGGACGGGTCGCGCTGGCTGTTCCTGTCGGGCGGCGACCGGATCCGGCTTTCCGACGATGGCCTCAAGACCGTTGGCGAAGTCGAGCATGTCTATGATCCGTGGCGCTATCCGAGCGACTGGATCGTGGAAGGGTTCAGCCCCGAAGGGCCGAAGATCCTGCGGCATGGCGGCTATTTCTACCTGATCACGGCGGTGGGCGGGACCGCCGGGCCGCCGACCGGGCATATGGTGATCGCGGCGCGATCGAAATCGATCCACGGACCGTGGGAGGATTGCCCCGCCAACCCGATCGTGAGGACGACCGATATTCGCGAGAAATGGTGGTCGCGCGGGCATGCGACGTTGGTCGAGGGGCCGGACGGGAGCTGGTGGTCGGTCTATCACGGCTTCGAGAACGGATATTGGACACTGGGGCGGCAGGCGCTGCTCGATCCGGTCGAGTGGACCAAGGATGGCTGGTTCCGGATGAAGGGCGGCGACCTGTCCAAGCCCATCGCCAAGCCCAAGGGTGGGACGGCGGTGACCCACGGGATGAAGCTGTCCGACGATTTCGCGACGCTGGATCTGGGGCGGAAGTGGAATTTTTTCCAGCCGCGGCCTGATGAGGCCAAACGCGCGCGGGTGGAGAGCAACACGCTGATCCTCGAAGCGAGCGGCAAGGCGCCGGTCGATTCATCGCCGCTGCTGCTGATCGCAGGGGACCAGGCGTACCGGTTCGAATGCGACATCGAGATCGAGGAAGGCGGCGTCGCTGGGCTGGTGCTGTTCTACGACAAGCAGCTTTATTGCGGGCTGGGGTTCGATGCGAAGCGCTTCGTGACGCACCAGTACGGCATCGAGCGCGGGCGACCGGCCAATCCGCATGGGAAACAGATGCGGATGCGGGTGACCAACGATCGGCACATCGTGACTTACGATACGTCGAGCGATGGGGGGGCGACGTGGCGGCGGTTCGACCGGGGGATGGAAGTCTCCGGCTATCACCACAATGTGCGTGGCGGGTTCCTGATGCTGCGGCCGGGGCTGTATTCGGCGGGGACGGGGAAGGCGCGGTTCCGGAATTTCAGCTTTCGGGCGCTTTAG
- a CDS encoding disulfide bond formation protein B codes for MSDFGRRDELNTARWIALLLPLGLMAGALGSQYIGGLYPCEMCHWQRWPHYAAILVAALAFAMTQRTARLLLVLIAAVLIAVSGAIGVFHAGVEYHWWNGITACSVPIDPNLSGMDLIESIRRKPLTSCDIPQWKLFNISLAGWNAILSLTGAIAILAFAFRKPRR; via the coding sequence ATGTCGGATTTCGGACGCCGCGACGAGTTGAACACCGCGCGCTGGATCGCGCTGCTGCTGCCGCTGGGCCTGATGGCCGGAGCGCTGGGATCGCAATATATCGGCGGATTATACCCGTGCGAGATGTGTCATTGGCAAAGGTGGCCGCATTATGCGGCGATCCTGGTGGCCGCGCTTGCGTTTGCGATGACGCAGCGGACCGCGCGGCTGCTGCTGGTGCTGATCGCCGCGGTGCTGATCGCGGTCAGCGGCGCGATCGGCGTGTTCCATGCCGGCGTAGAATATCACTGGTGGAACGGCATCACGGCATGCAGCGTGCCAATCGACCCGAACCTGTCGGGCATGGACCTGATCGAGAGCATCCGCCGCAAGCCGCTGACGAGCTGCGACATCCCGCAATGGAAGCTGTTCAACATCTCGCTGGCGGGGTGGAACGCGATCCTTTCGCTGACCGGTGCGATCGCGATCCTCGCGTTCGCGTTCCGCAAGCCGCGCCGATGA
- a CDS encoding hemerythrin domain-containing protein, with protein MADARIFEDLKADHDRHREMLKRLADKKTEDREALFEALRIEVTAHAAAEEESLYATMLANPELRDEARHSVSEHKEIDDYFGELIDLKFGSDAWEKKFKELRHRYEHHIDEEEEEMFPAASKELSAEQEDRLAAIFEKRKPKELALAEEATPGDERE; from the coding sequence ATGGCCGACGCACGCATTTTCGAAGACCTGAAGGCCGATCACGACCGGCATCGCGAGATGCTGAAAAGGCTGGCGGACAAGAAGACCGAGGACCGCGAAGCGCTGTTCGAGGCTCTGCGGATCGAAGTGACCGCCCATGCCGCGGCCGAGGAGGAATCGCTCTACGCCACGATGCTTGCCAATCCCGAGCTGCGCGACGAGGCGCGGCATTCGGTGTCCGAGCATAAGGAGATCGACGATTATTTCGGCGAACTGATCGACCTGAAGTTCGGCAGCGACGCTTGGGAAAAGAAGTTCAAGGAGCTGCGCCACCGCTACGAGCATCATATCGATGAGGAGGAGGAAGAGATGTTCCCGGCCGCGTCGAAGGAATTGAGCGCGGAGCAGGAAGATCGGCTGGCGGCGATTTTCGAGAAGCGCAAGCCGAAGGAGCTGGCGCTGGCGGAAGAGGCGACGCCGGGGGACGAGCGGGAATAA
- a CDS encoding demethoxyubiquinone hydroxylase family protein produces the protein MSWKPGDRREPTPMMIRVDQAGEYGATRIYAGQLAVMGDRIPAARSIAGMAAQEERHRKFFDALAAKRGVRPTALQPVWNVAGFALGAVTAAIGPEAAMACTAAVETEIDRHYRQQLEELDASDPELSEAVAEFRAEELEHLDTAMASGAEQAPAYPLLSGLIRLGCRAAIGLSKRI, from the coding sequence ATGAGCTGGAAGCCCGGAGACCGGCGCGAGCCGACGCCGATGATGATCCGGGTGGATCAAGCCGGCGAATATGGCGCGACGCGCATCTATGCCGGGCAGCTGGCGGTGATGGGCGATCGTATCCCCGCCGCGCGATCGATCGCCGGCATGGCGGCGCAGGAAGAGCGGCACCGCAAATTCTTCGACGCGCTGGCGGCGAAGCGCGGCGTGCGGCCGACGGCGCTGCAGCCGGTGTGGAACGTGGCGGGTTTCGCTCTGGGCGCGGTGACCGCCGCGATCGGCCCCGAAGCGGCGATGGCGTGCACTGCCGCGGTGGAGACCGAGATCGACCGGCATTACCGCCAGCAGCTCGAGGAGCTCGACGCGAGCGACCCCGAGCTGAGCGAGGCGGTGGCGGAATTCCGTGCGGAGGAACTGGAGCATCTCGACACGGCGATGGCGTCCGGCGCGGAACAGGCCCCGGCCTATCCGCTGCTGTCGGGATTGATCAGGCTGGGGTGCCGGGCAGCGATCGGGCTGTCCAAACGGATATGA